A genomic segment from Geminocystis sp. M7585_C2015_104 encodes:
- a CDS encoding EI24 domain-containing protein encodes MALKIIAENPPLLLMVITPIILNLIIGAFAYIFLLLPSLQWYDSFTAYLLAKGDSFLAKLPSWLSFSESIIQLLLLLFRWLIFVAIFVIIGVMILQFGTIIGAPWYGKISERVELFKRGRIEVIEVGPVREVIRAIGFELKKIILSATALVFLFVINWVPVIGQILSLLGGWLLGVTLVCLDFFDATLERRRWKFRRKLGFIWGNFPTTFPFGFICLVLISIPLLNLIVIPLCITAGTLLVCEIL; translated from the coding sequence TTGGCTCTTAAAATTATAGCAGAAAATCCTCCACTTTTGTTAATGGTTATCACCCCAATAATTCTGAACCTCATAATAGGAGCCTTTGCCTATATTTTTTTGCTATTACCCTCCTTACAATGGTACGATAGCTTCACAGCTTACTTGCTGGCAAAGGGGGATAGTTTTCTGGCAAAACTGCCCAGTTGGCTGTCTTTCTCAGAGTCTATAATTCAGTTATTATTATTGTTATTTCGCTGGCTGATTTTTGTGGCAATATTTGTCATAATAGGGGTCATGATTCTCCAATTTGGAACAATAATAGGCGCGCCATGGTATGGAAAAATCTCGGAAAGAGTGGAATTGTTTAAAAGGGGAAGAATAGAGGTGATTGAAGTAGGGCCAGTCAGGGAAGTAATTAGAGCCATTGGTTTTGAGTTAAAAAAAATCATTCTATCGGCAACTGCCCTTGTATTTTTGTTTGTAATTAACTGGGTGCCAGTGATTGGACAAATACTATCACTGTTGGGAGGTTGGCTTTTGGGAGTGACGTTGGTGTGTCTGGATTTTTTTGACGCAACACTGGAGAGGAGAAGATGGAAATTCAGGCGGAAATTAGGGTTTATATGGGGCAATTTTCCCACAACTTTTCCCTTTGGCTTTATATGTCTGGTTTTAATTAGCATACCCCTGTTAAATCTAATTGTTATTCCTCTGTGTATCACGGCGGGGACATTATTAGTGTGTGAAATTCTCTAG
- the map gene encoding type I methionyl aminopeptidase, whose product MGENIVLMSKRELEKMRRVGRLAAKLLAHLGKMVRPGITTYELNEEAERWTRAHGAKSAPLGYGNPPFPASICTSVNEVICHGIPSKDQVLKEGDIINIDVTPVLDGYHGDTSKTFFVGTPSPIAKKLVEVTEECLYRGIRAVKPGARIGDIGAAIQEYAESHGFSVVRAFVGHGIGRVFHAPPQIPHYGKRGTGRILRPGMVFTIEPMINEGTWEAEIAEDGWTAYTKDRKLSAQFEHTVAVTEDGVEILTLNDDEEIKI is encoded by the coding sequence ATGGGAGAAAATATAGTTTTAATGTCGAAGCGAGAATTAGAGAAAATGCGCCGTGTAGGGAGACTGGCGGCAAAATTGTTAGCTCACCTGGGGAAAATGGTTAGGCCCGGCATTACTACCTATGAATTGAATGAAGAGGCAGAAAGATGGACAAGGGCTCATGGCGCAAAAAGTGCCCCCCTCGGCTATGGCAACCCCCCCTTCCCTGCATCTATTTGTACTAGTGTAAATGAGGTGATATGTCACGGTATACCCAGTAAGGACCAGGTTTTGAAGGAGGGGGATATTATCAACATAGACGTCACCCCGGTGTTGGATGGCTACCATGGAGATACCTCAAAAACTTTCTTTGTGGGCACTCCCTCTCCCATTGCCAAAAAACTAGTAGAAGTCACGGAAGAATGTCTTTATAGGGGCATTAGGGCAGTTAAACCTGGGGCCCGTATTGGCGACATTGGGGCCGCCATCCAAGAATACGCAGAGAGTCATGGTTTTTCTGTGGTAAGAGCTTTTGTAGGACATGGTATAGGTAGGGTATTTCACGCGCCGCCACAAATCCCCCACTATGGCAAAAGGGGCACTGGTAGAATCCTACGTCCGGGAATGGTGTTTACCATAGAACCGATGATAAATGAGGGCACTTGGGAGGCGGAAATAGCCGAAGACGGCTGGACGGCCTATACTAAAGATCGCAAATTGTCGGCTCAGTTTGAACACACTGTCGCCGTCACCGAGGATGGTGTGGAAATCCTCACCCTTAACGACGATGAAGAAATCAAAATATAA
- the dacB gene encoding D-alanyl-D-alanine carboxypeptidase/D-alanyl-D-alanine-endopeptidase, with product MLQVRILVTIFFSLGFSFGINLPLVASQIGRVCVQDLNREISSLLNTPERQKESWGVVVERLDNRQNLYQLNPNKYFIPASNVKLFTTAAILLKEGENFAIKTPIYLKTESEKTTLLIWGKGDPTISKLQLNIIANKLLQKGLKHLDELILVDDSNFAHNAVNHTWEFSDLFFSYSVPVNSLILGGNSVILTIKPSNPGEKVRIQWSDEIAGRQWQIINEGVTVKEGEEYTLDVHPFQLEPVLVIRGNLPVSQGEDNWFLSIPKPAEYFRDSLISILSAKGIIVDRVTINSTAQLDLKGYDLLLEFQSPPLKELIRKTNQDSNNLYGEVLFKYVAKNYKNPRDSLEEILEEIGINKENYQLKDGSGLSRQNLVTPKSIVDLLAAMANSKYGDLFRESLAVSGISGTLKNRLREPMAGKVVGKTGTLAGVAALSGYLHPQNYKDLVFSIIVNNSLEKSSDLRAIIDQIVVLLYKLEDCRSP from the coding sequence ATGCTACAAGTAAGGATACTGGTCACTATTTTTTTTAGTCTTGGTTTTAGTTTTGGCATTAATCTCCCCTTGGTTGCTTCTCAGATAGGCAGGGTATGTGTCCAGGATTTAAACAGGGAAATTAGTAGCCTTCTCAACACCCCGGAAAGACAAAAAGAGAGTTGGGGGGTAGTAGTGGAAAGACTAGACAATCGGCAAAATTTATACCAGTTAAACCCCAACAAGTATTTTATTCCTGCTTCTAACGTCAAACTCTTCACCACCGCCGCCATTTTGCTCAAAGAAGGAGAAAATTTTGCCATCAAAACCCCCATTTATCTCAAGACAGAATCTGAGAAAACTACCTTGTTGATATGGGGAAAAGGAGATCCTACTATCTCTAAACTACAATTAAATATAATAGCCAACAAGTTGTTACAGAAAGGTCTAAAACACCTCGATGAGTTAATACTAGTAGATGATTCTAATTTTGCCCACAACGCCGTTAACCACACTTGGGAGTTTTCCGATTTGTTTTTTTCCTATTCAGTGCCGGTTAATAGTTTGATTTTAGGAGGAAATTCCGTAATTCTTACTATTAAACCCTCGAATCCTGGCGAGAAAGTTAGAATACAGTGGTCTGATGAAATTGCGGGAAGGCAGTGGCAAATTATTAATGAGGGAGTTACCGTAAAAGAGGGAGAAGAATATACCCTAGATGTCCACCCATTTCAATTAGAACCTGTTCTAGTTATAAGAGGAAACTTGCCAGTCAGTCAAGGGGAAGATAATTGGTTTTTATCCATTCCGAAACCCGCCGAATATTTCCGAGATTCCCTCATAAGTATTTTATCTGCAAAGGGGATAATTGTTGACAGGGTCACCATTAACTCCACTGCCCAACTCGACTTAAAAGGCTATGACCTATTACTAGAATTTCAGTCACCTCCCCTGAAAGAGTTAATCAGAAAAACTAACCAGGATAGCAATAACCTCTATGGCGAAGTTTTGTTTAAATATGTAGCAAAAAATTATAAAAACCCCAGGGATTCTCTGGAGGAGATCCTAGAAGAGATAGGGATAAATAAAGAAAACTATCAGCTAAAGGATGGCTCTGGTTTATCTCGTCAGAATCTGGTGACGCCGAAAAGTATAGTGGATTTGTTAGCAGCAATGGCTAATAGCAAATACGGGGACTTATTCAGGGAATCTTTAGCAGTCAGTGGCATTAGTGGCACTCTCAAAAATCGTCTCCGAGAGCCCATGGCGGGTAAAGTCGTTGGCAAGACTGGAACTTTAGCGGGAGTTGCCGCTTTATCCGGCTACTTGCACCCGCAAAATTATAAAGATTTGGTGTTTAGTATTATAGTTAATAACTCCTTAGAAAAAAGCAGTGATTTAAGAGCAATTATTGACCAGATAGTTGTGTTATTGTATAAACTGGAGGACTGTAGAAGCCCCTAG
- a CDS encoding DUF4327 family protein: MTTKTIKSDFGYSLDFLRDEVRALLAKGSISRHQPIYVLANYLPPREWLRIERELAERDYLLRDRIADLLPEERWDED; the protein is encoded by the coding sequence ATGACTACCAAAACTATCAAGTCTGATTTTGGTTATAGTTTAGACTTTCTCCGGGACGAGGTTAGGGCATTGTTGGCCAAAGGTAGTATTAGTCGTCATCAGCCTATTTACGTATTGGCTAACTATCTGCCACCAAGGGAATGGTTAAGGATTGAAAGAGAGTTGGCAGAAAGAGACTACTTACTAAGGGATAGAATTGCTGACTTACTTCCCGAAGAAAGATGGGATGAAGACTAA
- a CDS encoding PDZ domain-containing protein yields MRKIVSGLVVLLFCLFSLLVVAPAEARGYTEEEKLLLQSWRLVNEAYIDDSFNHQNWWFVRQKFLQRPLHNKEEAYQAISEMLATLNDPYTRFFPPEQYKSLQISTSGELSGVGLQISINPENNQLEVVSPLPNSPAELAGIQPHDQILSIDGIPANTLTLDEAASRIRGEEGTVVILEIKSQKDGQLRHYKLRRQRLSLSPVFARLDTTYPEYPIGYIRLTQFTSKATEEIAHSIVKLEEEGAKAYILDLRNNPGGLLQAGVDIANLFLPEGTIVYTVNRQGVLGSYESDGHPVTLAPLVVLVNGGTASASEILAGALQDNHRAVLVGEKTFGKGLIQSPFQLPDGAGLTITVAKYETPSHRDINKQGIMPDIEVKLDHPITPFEVGTAKDYQYQAAVAYLLQQYQGMPLMASNPLD; encoded by the coding sequence ATGAGAAAAATAGTCTCCGGTTTGGTGGTATTATTGTTTTGCTTATTCTCCCTACTGGTGGTGGCCCCGGCAGAGGCAAGAGGCTACACGGAAGAGGAAAAGTTACTACTGCAGTCTTGGCGTCTGGTGAATGAGGCTTATATCGATGATTCCTTTAATCATCAGAATTGGTGGTTTGTAAGGCAAAAATTTCTACAAAGGCCCCTACACAACAAGGAAGAGGCATATCAGGCCATAAGTGAAATGTTGGCCACCCTAAATGATCCCTATACTCGTTTCTTCCCTCCCGAGCAGTACAAAAGTTTACAAATATCCACCTCGGGGGAACTGTCGGGAGTGGGGTTACAAATCAGCATTAATCCCGAAAACAACCAATTGGAAGTGGTTTCCCCCCTTCCTAACTCCCCGGCGGAATTGGCTGGCATTCAACCCCATGATCAAATCCTGTCCATTGACGGTATCCCCGCCAATACCCTCACCCTAGACGAAGCCGCCAGTCGTATCCGTGGGGAGGAAGGCACTGTCGTCATTCTGGAAATCAAGTCTCAAAAAGACGGTCAGCTCAGGCATTATAAACTAAGACGCCAAAGGCTTTCCCTTAGTCCAGTATTTGCCCGGTTAGACACTACTTACCCAGAATATCCCATTGGTTACATCCGTCTTACCCAATTTACTAGCAAGGCAACGGAAGAAATAGCTCACAGTATTGTAAAACTGGAAGAGGAAGGGGCAAAGGCCTATATCCTGGATCTGAGAAACAACCCTGGCGGCTTACTTCAGGCAGGAGTGGACATTGCTAATCTCTTTTTGCCTGAAGGTACAATCGTATATACCGTCAACCGTCAGGGGGTGTTGGGCAGTTATGAAAGTGATGGCCATCCTGTCACCCTAGCACCCCTGGTAGTACTTGTCAATGGGGGGACAGCAAGTGCCAGTGAAATCCTGGCAGGCGCCCTTCAAGACAACCACCGAGCGGTGTTGGTAGGGGAGAAAACCTTTGGCAAGGGCTTAATTCAATCCCCTTTCCAACTCCCTGATGGGGCCGGCCTTACTATCACCGTGGCTAAGTATGAAACTCCTAGTCACCGGGATATCAACAAACAGGGGATTATGCCTGACATAGAGGTCAAACTGGATCACCCCATTACCCCATTCGAGGTGGGCACTGCCAAGGACTATCAGTATCAAGCCGCCGTTGCCTACCTACTACAACAGTATCAGGGAATGCCTCTTATGGCCAGCAATCCCCTTGATTAG
- a CDS encoding CYTH domain-containing protein yields the protein MAKEIERKFLVKKEQWQPPSGGVLYRQGYINTNTETTVRVRLVGNQGFLTIKGKTIGNTRLEYEYPIPFKDAQEMLDFLCVPPLIEKKRYKVEENGLLWEVDVFLGENEGLILAEVELEDESQEIILPQWVGEEVTDDPRYYNVNLVKNPFRKWKV from the coding sequence ATGGCCAAGGAAATTGAGCGGAAATTTTTGGTGAAAAAGGAGCAATGGCAGCCGCCCTCTGGTGGAGTATTATATCGTCAGGGGTATATTAACACCAATACCGAAACCACTGTGAGAGTTAGACTAGTGGGAAATCAGGGGTTTCTGACTATCAAGGGCAAAACCATAGGCAACACTCGTCTGGAGTATGAATACCCCATCCCCTTCAAGGACGCCCAGGAAATGTTAGACTTTTTATGTGTCCCCCCCCTTATCGAGAAAAAACGCTACAAAGTCGAGGAAAATGGTTTGCTGTGGGAGGTGGATGTTTTTCTGGGAGAAAATGAGGGTTTAATTCTCGCCGAAGTGGAGTTGGAAGACGAATCTCAGGAGATTATCTTACCACAATGGGTTGGGGAAGAGGTGACTGACGACCCCCGTTATTATAATGTTAATCTAGTCAAAAACCCCTTCAGAAAATGGAAAGTCTGA
- a CDS encoding NAD(P)-dependent oxidoreductase encodes MMTWRVAVLGVGLMGGAMVERLAAMGVSVIAYNRTAAKLETLRQKQIPVTDNVAEAVDKADAVILTLSDSEAIRQVILNSSVNLHNKTVIQMGTISPAESQQLATQIQAAGGDYLEAPVLGSTPEAKNGTLLVMVGATPTQFNQWQPLLRFFGENPIFVGEVGKAAALKLALNQMIAGLTATFALSLSYIQYQQVDVDVFMTILRQSALYAPTFDKKLNRMCQRNFANPNFPTKHLLKDIRLFLSSCENLPVDTTILQAVEAVVQKTVEAGEGDNDYSAIINTISGS; translated from the coding sequence ATGATGACTTGGAGGGTTGCCGTATTGGGTGTGGGATTGATGGGGGGGGCTATGGTGGAAAGATTAGCAGCCATGGGGGTGTCCGTAATAGCATACAACCGCACTGCTGCTAAACTGGAGACTTTGCGACAAAAACAAATCCCTGTTACTGACAATGTGGCCGAGGCTGTTGATAAAGCCGACGCTGTTATCCTGACGTTGAGCGATAGTGAGGCAATCCGACAGGTTATCCTAAACTCCTCTGTCAACCTCCACAACAAGACTGTCATCCAGATGGGCACTATTTCCCCCGCAGAAAGTCAACAATTGGCCACACAAATACAGGCAGCCGGCGGAGATTATCTAGAAGCGCCAGTGTTGGGTAGTACTCCCGAGGCCAAAAATGGCACACTGTTGGTTATGGTGGGGGCAACCCCAACCCAATTTAATCAATGGCAGCCCTTGTTACGGTTTTTTGGTGAAAATCCTATTTTTGTGGGGGAGGTGGGTAAAGCGGCAGCTTTAAAACTTGCCCTTAATCAAATGATTGCCGGCTTGACTGCCACCTTCGCCCTCAGTCTTAGTTATATCCAATACCAACAGGTGGATGTGGATGTCTTTATGACTATCCTCCGCCAAAGTGCCCTTTATGCCCCCACCTTCGACAAAAAACTTAACCGCATGTGTCAGCGCAACTTTGCTAACCCCAATTTCCCCACTAAGCATCTGCTAAAGGATATTCGTCTCTTTCTCTCCTCCTGTGAAAATCTACCCGTTGACACGACCATTCTACAAGCCGTAGAGGCTGTTGTTCAAAAAACTGTAGAGGCTGGCGAAGGGGACAATGACTATTCTGCTATTATCAATACCATCAGTGGCTCTTAA
- a CDS encoding TIGR00159 family protein, whose product MFGWGFPDNLSFHTILRFLLDVGLVISFFYFVSFLFQERRAQWIIRGLLFLFLLLYISEHLLRLTLFAFILERLAFICTVSLAITFQSDFRRFLEGLGRLQIQQFFQSPVSLPREESVIDEIVEAVKDLSQNRIGALIVIETFNIVEERVFINPGVKLNALVSKELLQTIFQSKSLLHDGAVFIRGSEIVAAGVILPLSERTASRQLGTRHRAAMGITERVENCICIVVSEETGSISLGEKGLLNRPLTATKLRELLEEKLSKPKESEVVTGVTRLGRKIRFSSKKFFSKLIRKVVGYLKGRPGKES is encoded by the coding sequence ATGTTTGGGTGGGGTTTCCCTGACAATCTATCCTTCCATACTATTCTTCGTTTTCTCCTCGACGTTGGCTTAGTTATTTCTTTTTTTTATTTTGTCTCTTTTCTTTTTCAGGAGCGTCGGGCACAGTGGATAATCAGAGGCTTATTATTTCTCTTCCTTCTCCTGTATATCAGTGAGCATCTGTTGCGACTTACTCTATTTGCCTTTATTCTAGAACGACTAGCTTTTATTTGTACTGTCTCTCTTGCTATTACTTTTCAGTCAGATTTTCGTCGTTTCTTAGAGGGATTGGGGAGGTTACAAATTCAACAGTTTTTTCAGTCTCCCGTTTCTCTTCCCAGGGAGGAGTCTGTCATTGATGAGATTGTGGAGGCGGTTAAGGACTTATCTCAAAATCGTATCGGTGCTTTGATTGTAATCGAGACCTTTAATATTGTTGAAGAGAGAGTTTTTATTAATCCCGGTGTTAAACTCAATGCCCTGGTTAGTAAAGAACTATTACAAACTATTTTCCAATCTAAGAGTCTACTACATGATGGTGCTGTTTTTATCAGAGGATCTGAAATAGTTGCTGCTGGTGTTATTCTGCCACTATCTGAACGTACTGCCTCCCGTCAATTGGGCACCCGCCATCGTGCTGCTATGGGTATTACAGAGCGAGTAGAAAACTGTATTTGTATAGTTGTTTCTGAGGAAACTGGCTCCATTTCTTTAGGGGAAAAAGGCCTACTCAATCGACCTTTAACTGCCACTAAACTTAGGGAATTGTTAGAAGAAAAATTGTCCAAGCCCAAGGAAAGTGAAGTAGTCACCGGCGTGACTCGTCTCGGAAGAAAAATTCGTTTTAGCAGCAAAAAATTCTTTTCCAAACTTATTAGAAAAGTTGTAGGATATCTCAAGGGAAGACCTGGTAAGGAATCCTAG
- a CDS encoding DivIVA domain-containing protein encodes MVNPNNNLRPSINPPHVEEMGFNIQEEIDKLEDIIFSGTRIPLLGKTLIDEEAVINQLDLIRVNLPDCIEQATQILQQRQKILAEAQRTAQSIIENAQRKASQLLDESRIIQQAESQAAQIRRQVQQDCENLQQKTLAEVEQLRQKLQEEARQIRQQAIAEAEEIQNEADKYADQLLARLERDLTTMLRIVTNGRQEIHQQKLAANASASSLQKKAS; translated from the coding sequence ATGGTCAACCCCAATAACAATCTTAGACCGTCTATAAATCCCCCTCATGTGGAAGAGATGGGATTCAATATACAAGAAGAAATTGATAAACTGGAGGACATCATCTTCAGTGGTACTCGTATTCCTTTACTGGGGAAAACACTGATAGATGAAGAAGCCGTTATTAACCAATTAGATCTTATTAGGGTTAATTTGCCAGATTGTATCGAACAGGCGACTCAGATTTTGCAACAGAGACAAAAAATTCTCGCCGAAGCACAAAGGACTGCACAAAGTATTATTGAAAATGCCCAAAGAAAAGCCTCACAACTGTTAGACGAGTCGCGGATTATCCAACAGGCGGAAAGTCAGGCGGCCCAGATCAGAAGACAAGTGCAACAAGATTGCGAAAACCTACAACAAAAAACCTTAGCAGAGGTGGAACAGTTACGCCAGAAATTGCAGGAGGAAGCAAGACAAATCAGACAACAGGCTATTGCCGAAGCCGAGGAAATTCAAAACGAGGCGGATAAATATGCCGATCAACTCTTGGCGCGTCTGGAAAGGGATTTGACCACCATGTTAAGAATTGTTACAAACGGTCGTCAGGAGATTCATCAACAGAAACTGGCAGCCAATGCCAGTGCCTCTTCTTTGCAGAAAAAGGCTTCTTAA
- a CDS encoding transcriptional repressor gives MPVDIKSSVKKKLNARGWRMTPQREKILEIFEKLPRGNHLSAEELHQKLLESGERVSLSTIYRSVKLMTKMGILRELELAEGHKHYELKHPYPHHHHHIVCIQCNKTIEFQDDTILKHSLKQCQKEDFQLIDCQLTVMTICREAVEMGWPSTLPNDWRCSRAIADSGAKKNTNSPEEK, from the coding sequence ATGCCTGTAGATATAAAATCTTCCGTTAAGAAAAAACTAAACGCCAGGGGTTGGCGGATGACTCCCCAAAGGGAGAAGATTTTAGAAATTTTTGAGAAACTACCCAGGGGAAATCACTTAAGTGCCGAGGAATTACACCAAAAGTTGTTAGAATCTGGGGAAAGAGTAAGTCTATCTACCATCTACCGCAGTGTCAAGCTGATGACAAAGATGGGGATTTTAAGGGAGTTGGAGTTGGCAGAAGGACATAAACACTACGAACTAAAACACCCCTATCCCCACCATCATCATCATATTGTTTGTATTCAATGCAATAAGACCATTGAATTTCAAGACGATACTATTTTAAAACATAGTCTGAAACAATGTCAAAAAGAGGATTTTCAGCTGATAGACTGTCAGTTAACGGTGATGACCATTTGTCGGGAGGCGGTGGAAATGGGATGGCCTTCTACACTCCCCAATGATTGGCGTTGTAGTCGCGCCATCGCCGATAGCGGTGCCAAAAAGAATACTAATTCCCCAGAGGAAAAATAG
- a CDS encoding glycosyltransferase family 1 protein, which produces MRIALFTETFLPKVDGIVTRLKYTVEQLKKQGDEVLIFAPEGGIREYKGARIHGIRGIPLPLYPELKIAIPNPSIGFALRRFRPDLVHVVNPAVLGVGGIYYAKKYNIPLVASYHTHLPQYLQHYNLGAFEGLLWELLKLAHNQAQLNLCTSTAMVEELISHGIERVKLWQKGVDTDTFHPDCFSWQMRQRLSQGHPEAPLLLYVGRVSAEKEIDKIKPVLEGIPSARLAIVGNGPAREQLEAFFAGTNTHFVGYLHGRELAEAYASADAFIFPSSTETLGLVLLEAMAAGCPVVAAKRGGIPDIVTDGVNGYLFDPDRPETAIVATRKLLEGKGEREKLRQNARKEAEKWSWAAATAQLRGFYQQVISSSPQRQVA; this is translated from the coding sequence ATGCGTATTGCCCTATTTACAGAGACTTTTTTGCCCAAGGTTGACGGAATTGTAACTCGTCTCAAGTACACAGTAGAACAGTTAAAAAAACAGGGGGATGAGGTATTAATCTTTGCGCCTGAAGGGGGTATAAGGGAGTACAAGGGAGCCAGGATTCATGGGATAAGGGGGATACCCCTGCCCCTATATCCGGAGTTGAAGATAGCAATCCCCAATCCCAGTATCGGTTTTGCCTTGCGTCGTTTTCGGCCTGATTTAGTCCATGTAGTAAATCCGGCGGTGTTGGGGGTGGGGGGTATTTACTACGCCAAGAAGTATAATATCCCCCTGGTGGCCTCCTACCACACCCACCTGCCCCAGTATTTACAACACTACAATTTAGGAGCCTTCGAGGGGTTGTTGTGGGAGTTGTTGAAACTTGCCCATAACCAGGCCCAGTTAAACTTATGCACCTCTACTGCCATGGTGGAGGAGTTAATCAGTCATGGGATAGAAAGGGTAAAGTTGTGGCAAAAGGGGGTGGACACAGACACCTTCCACCCTGACTGCTTCTCCTGGCAGATGCGTCAAAGACTATCTCAAGGCCATCCCGAAGCACCATTGTTGTTGTATGTGGGCAGAGTTTCTGCGGAAAAGGAAATCGACAAGATTAAACCGGTGTTAGAAGGCATTCCCTCCGCCCGTTTAGCCATTGTGGGCAATGGCCCCGCTAGGGAACAATTGGAGGCTTTTTTTGCTGGCACCAACACCCATTTTGTGGGCTATTTACACGGAAGAGAATTGGCCGAAGCCTACGCCTCGGCTGATGCCTTTATTTTCCCTTCCTCCACCGAGACACTGGGATTGGTGCTACTGGAGGCAATGGCGGCGGGGTGTCCAGTGGTGGCAGCCAAGAGAGGTGGTATTCCTGATATTGTCACTGATGGTGTCAACGGCTACTTATTTGACCCAGATAGGCCCGAAACCGCCATTGTGGCCACCCGGAAACTGCTAGAGGGGAAGGGAGAGAGGGAGAAACTAAGACAAAATGCCCGCAAAGAGGCGGAAAAATGGAGTTGGGCCGCGGCTACAGCCCAATTACGCGGTTTTTACCAACAGGTAATCTCTTCTTCTCCTCAACGTCAGGTAGCCTAA
- the lysA gene encoding diaminopimelate decarboxylase, with amino-acid sequence MLLTETINGKALISLFDSQSPNQRLFPLTATVNEYGHLVIGGCDVVDLVKQYGTPLYVLDEYTLRVAARLYRSAFQKYYPGESQVIYASKAWCCQAIVSILAGEGLGFDVVSGGELYTTVKAIELAGYNLEEIGSKIYFHGNNKSKGELEFALDVGCKIIVDNWWELETLAQLAAEKQQYANILLRLTPGIECHTHEYIRTGSIDSKFGFDLSQLEAVYTFVKEQRYLNPIGLHAHIGSQIFQLQPHQDLADILAQWYQKALDYGLSMREVNVGGGLGIRYTSADNPPSIPQWVEAVSASVASAFKARGLFLPKLIAEPGRSIIANACVTAYTVGAKKVIPDVRTYIAVDGGMSDNPRPITYQSLYQMVIANKMNEAHSETVTVAGKHCESGDILIKDISLPPTNPGDILVVLATGAYNYSMASNYNRIGRPAAVLVNEGESHLIIRRETYEDLIQQDLLPTRLFNNHHQ; translated from the coding sequence ATGTTGTTGACAGAAACCATCAACGGTAAAGCCTTAATCTCCCTTTTTGACTCCCAATCCCCCAATCAAAGATTATTCCCCCTCACCGCCACTGTGAATGAGTATGGGCACCTTGTTATTGGCGGCTGTGACGTGGTGGATTTGGTAAAACAGTATGGAACTCCTTTGTATGTCCTAGACGAGTATACTTTAAGAGTGGCCGCCCGTCTGTACCGTAGCGCATTTCAAAAATACTATCCGGGAGAATCTCAAGTTATTTATGCCTCAAAGGCTTGGTGTTGTCAGGCCATAGTGTCTATACTAGCTGGGGAGGGATTGGGTTTTGATGTGGTTTCCGGAGGGGAATTATATACCACTGTCAAGGCCATAGAATTGGCTGGTTATAATCTAGAAGAAATTGGGTCTAAAATCTACTTCCATGGTAACAACAAGTCTAAGGGGGAATTAGAATTTGCCCTAGATGTAGGGTGTAAAATCATCGTGGATAACTGGTGGGAATTGGAAACCTTAGCCCAACTAGCCGCCGAGAAACAACAGTATGCCAATATTCTTCTCCGTCTCACCCCCGGTATTGAATGCCACACCCATGAATACATCCGCACTGGCAGTATTGACAGCAAATTCGGCTTCGATTTAAGTCAACTAGAGGCAGTATATACTTTTGTAAAAGAGCAAAGATATCTAAACCCTATCGGCCTACATGCCCATATTGGCTCACAGATTTTCCAGTTGCAACCCCACCAAGACTTGGCGGATATTCTGGCTCAATGGTATCAAAAAGCCCTGGACTATGGCCTATCTATGCGGGAGGTGAATGTGGGGGGAGGTTTAGGCATCCGTTATACTTCCGCTGATAATCCCCCCAGCATCCCTCAATGGGTAGAAGCGGTTTCCGCCTCCGTAGCCTCCGCTTTTAAAGCCAGGGGCCTGTTTTTGCCTAAATTAATTGCTGAACCCGGTCGTTCTATTATTGCAAACGCGTGTGTTACAGCCTATACGGTGGGGGCAAAAAAGGTAATACCAGACGTGAGAACATATATTGCAGTGGATGGGGGGATGTCAGATAACCCACGTCCCATCACCTATCAATCCCTATATCAGATGGTAATAGCCAATAAAATGAATGAGGCTCACAGTGAGACTGTAACAGTGGCGGGCAAACATTGTGAGTCGGGGGATATTCTTATAAAGGATATTTCTCTGCCTCCTACCAATCCCGGTGATATTCTTGTGGTTTTGGCTACTGGCGCCTACAATTACAGTATGGCATCTAACTACAATCGTATAGGAAGACCAGCCGCTGTATTAGTTAACGAAGGAGAGAGTCATTTAATAATCCGTCGGGAAACCTATGAGGATTTAATCCAACAAGACTTACTCCCCACCCGTCTTTTCAATAATCATCATCAGTAA